The genome window ACCTGGTGCTGCACGGCCGGCAGGACGGCTGCGTCGGCGTCGAATGGGCCGAGCGTGCTGAAGGCCGCCTGCCCCACCCGGCGTCGAAGGTGATGATCCTCGACGACGCTGGTCACTTCCTGCACCTCGAACGGCCGGAGGAGGTCGGTCGGCTGGTCCGGGAGCACCTCGGCGCCCGTGGCAGGACCGTCCCGGCGGTGCGGGCCTGACGTCGCTCCGCCGCGTGCCCGGCACGGTCTCGTAGGCTGCCGCAGGACGGGAAGGTGTGCGGTGGGTCGAGGTGTCGCGGTGGTGACCGACTCGACGTGCGACCTGCCGCTCGAACTCGTGGAGCGGCTGGGCATCCGCGTCGTGCCGCTGTCGGTGACCTTCGGGGACGAGACCCTGATCTCGGGGGTCACGATCTCGCACGAGGAGTTCTACGAGCGGCTCGCCGCCGAGGCGCGGCTGCCGACGACCTCCCAGCCGGCGCCGGCGTGGTTCGAGGAGGCCTACGGCGACTGCCTCGACGACGACCACGACGCGGTCGTGTCCGTCCACGTCTCCGCGGCCCTGTCGGGGACGGTCGCCCTGGCCCGCCACCGAGGCGCGAGCGCCGGTCTGCCGGTCGAGGTGCTCGACAGCCGACTCGTGGGTGGGGCACTCGGCCTCGCCGCGTTGCGGGCGCACCGCGTCGCCACCGCGGGGGGCGGTGTCACCGAGGTCGTCGCCGCCGCCGAGACCGTCCGCGACGGTGCCCTGAGCCTGCTCGTCGTCGACGACCTCGCCCACCTGAAGCGCGGGGGCCGCCTGACCGGTGCCCAGGCCGCGGTGGGCAACGTCCTGCGCGTGAAACCCGTCCTCGAGGTCAACGAGGGCCGCGTCGAGGTGCGCGAACGCACGCGCACGTGGCAGCGGGCGCTGGACCGGGTCGCCGACCTCGTGGTCGACCACGCCGGCGGTCGCGTCGTCGACGCCGTCGTGGCCCATGCGGTCGCGCCGCAGCGGGCCGCCGAGCTGTGGGAGCGGCTGGACGGCCGCCTCGAGGTCGCCGAACGGCTCGAGACGCTCATGGGCCCCATCGTCGGCACCCATGTCGGTCCCGGCGCGGTCGGAATCGCCGTGGTGCCGCAGGCGTAGTCCCAGGGCTCGTCCACAGCCTGCCTGGACGCCGATCCGGCATCCCCGTTCCACCGCGGCAGTCTCGCGGCCATGGACGAGACCCCCGGACCGCTGGCGCGGGCGCACGCGTGGCTCCAGGCGACACCGGCCGAGGTGGCGGGCCTGGTCATCCTGCTGCTCGGATCCCTGGTCGCGAGCGGGGTCCTGCTGCTGCAGGCGGGGCAGCGCCCGGCCGCCGGCGAAGATCGGACGGGTGCCGACCCCGACGCGGCCGCCGGCATCGGCGCACCGGTCACGTCCGCCGACGCGGACGACGTGGACGCCCACGTCGACGGCCATGACGGCCATCACGGCCATGACGGCCTTGACGGCCTTGACGGCCATGGCACCGGGGACATCGCGCCGATCCCGCTGGTGGTGCACGTCACCGGCGCGGTCGCGCGGCCCGGGGTCGTCACCCTCGACGCCGGTGCACGCGTGGCCGACGCGGTCGCGGCTGCCGGCGGCGCGACCGACGGGGCCCTGGTCGAACACCTCAACCTGGCACGCCTCCTGCAGGACGGCGAGCACGTCCATCTGCCTCGCGAGGGCGAGGACCCGCCGCCCGTGGCCGCCGCGCCGCCGGGCGCGGCCGACGCGGGCGCCGGCGGCGCGGCGTCGGAGCCGATCGACCTCAACCGCGCCACGGCGGAACAGTTGACGAG of Egicoccus sp. AB-alg6-2 contains these proteins:
- a CDS encoding DegV family protein: MTDSTCDLPLELVERLGIRVVPLSVTFGDETLISGVTISHEEFYERLAAEARLPTTSQPAPAWFEEAYGDCLDDDHDAVVSVHVSAALSGTVALARHRGASAGLPVEVLDSRLVGGALGLAALRAHRVATAGGGVTEVVAAAETVRDGALSLLVVDDLAHLKRGGRLTGAQAAVGNVLRVKPVLEVNEGRVEVRERTRTWQRALDRVADLVVDHAGGRVVDAVVAHAVAPQRAAELWERLDGRLEVAERLETLMGPIVGTHVGPGAVGIAVVPQA
- a CDS encoding ComEA family DNA-binding protein — its product is MDETPGPLARAHAWLQATPAEVAGLVILLLGSLVASGVLLLQAGQRPAAGEDRTGADPDAAAGIGAPVTSADADDVDAHVDGHDGHHGHDGLDGLDGHGTGDIAPIPLVVHVTGAVARPGVVTLDAGARVADAVAAAGGATDGALVEHLNLARLLQDGEHVHLPREGEDPPPVAAAPPGAADAGAGGAASEPIDLNRATAEQLTSLPGIGPAKAQAVIRHREEHGPFRAPGDLRQVPGIGEKTFQGLADLVTVS